A genomic region of Methylobacterium durans contains the following coding sequences:
- a CDS encoding NAD(P)/FAD-dependent oxidoreductase, whose translation MAISRTDPEAGARERLVVVGNGMASLRFLERLTERAPGRYDVTVVGAEPVAAYNRVLLSSLLGGEVDEAACAFRGLDWYEAHGIRLLTGAPVTAIDRESGLAIVGETHVLPFDKLVLAVGSTPIRLPKPGMELPGVITFRDLADVAAIRKAAVEHARAIVIGGGLLGLEAAVGLARRGIDTTLLHVMDRLMERQLDHAAAGLVRRAMEARGVKVRLKADTAAIEGRGRVERLRLSDGTVLPADLVVMSVGVRPSVALAREAGLATSRGITVDDRMATSDPRIFALGECAEHRGQIYGLVEPAYEQAEALSRHLAGEAASYLGTALSTSLKVSGLPVFSAGVVDTPEGAEAIVLSDPGAGLYRKLLVEDGRLIGAVFVGDVAEQGWCKALIRSGEPVGAHLDDLMFGRPAAPQTLAA comes from the coding sequence ATGGCGATTTCCCGGACGGACCCTGAGGCGGGGGCGCGCGAGCGCCTCGTCGTCGTCGGCAACGGCATGGCCTCCCTGCGCTTCCTCGAGCGTCTGACGGAGCGCGCACCGGGCCGCTACGACGTCACCGTGGTCGGGGCCGAGCCCGTCGCCGCGTACAACCGGGTCCTGCTCTCCTCGCTGCTCGGCGGCGAGGTCGACGAGGCGGCCTGCGCCTTTCGCGGCCTCGATTGGTACGAGGCCCACGGCATCCGCCTCCTCACCGGCGCCCCCGTCACGGCGATCGACCGGGAGAGCGGCCTCGCGATCGTCGGCGAGACCCACGTCCTGCCCTTCGACAAGCTGGTGCTCGCGGTCGGCTCCACGCCGATCCGGCTGCCGAAGCCCGGCATGGAGCTGCCCGGCGTCATCACCTTCCGCGATCTCGCCGACGTCGCCGCGATCCGCAAGGCGGCGGTGGAGCACGCCCGCGCCATCGTCATCGGCGGCGGGCTGCTCGGGCTCGAGGCGGCGGTCGGGCTTGCGCGCCGGGGCATCGACACCACGCTGCTCCACGTCATGGACCGGCTGATGGAGCGCCAGCTCGACCACGCGGCGGCCGGTCTCGTGCGGCGGGCGATGGAGGCCCGCGGCGTCAAGGTGCGGCTCAAGGCCGACACCGCCGCGATCGAGGGCCGGGGCAGGGTCGAGCGCCTGCGCCTCTCCGACGGCACCGTGCTGCCGGCCGACCTCGTGGTGATGTCGGTGGGCGTGCGCCCCTCGGTGGCCCTCGCGCGGGAGGCGGGCCTTGCCACGAGCCGCGGCATCACCGTCGACGACCGGATGGCGACCTCCGACCCCCGGATCTTCGCGCTCGGCGAATGCGCCGAGCACCGGGGCCAGATCTACGGGCTCGTGGAGCCCGCCTACGAGCAGGCCGAGGCCCTGAGCCGGCACCTCGCGGGCGAAGCAGCGAGCTACCTCGGGACGGCCCTGTCGACGAGCCTCAAGGTCTCGGGCCTCCCCGTCTTCTCGGCGGGCGTCGTCGACACGCCGGAGGGCGCCGAGGCGATCGTGCTGAGCGACCCGGGCGCGGGCCTCTACCGCAAACTCCTCGTGGAGGACGGACGGCTGATCGGCGCGGTCTTCGTCGGCGACGTCGCCGAGCAGGGTTGGTGCAAGGCCCTGATCCGCTCCGGCGAGCCGGTCGGCGCCCATCTCGACGATCTCATGTTCGGGCGCCCGGCGGCGCCCCAGACCCTCGCAGCGTGA
- a CDS encoding SCO family protein: MSDRTRRLLLPLGAFLLGLIGLAIVAVVMLVPERAPVATSSVGGPFTLVDQTGRTVTEKDFSGATHLVFFGFTHCPDICPTTLQQISDVLAALGDRAKGMKVAFITVDPERDTPASLKTYLESFDPRITGLTGSPEQVAAAVKSYRAYARRVPTQGNDYTMEHTALVYVMDARNRFLGALNLQRPASETAAELAKRI; encoded by the coding sequence ATGTCCGACCGGACGCGCCGTCTCCTCCTGCCGCTCGGGGCCTTCCTCCTCGGCCTGATCGGCCTCGCCATCGTGGCGGTGGTGATGCTGGTGCCGGAGCGGGCACCGGTGGCGACGTCGAGCGTCGGCGGCCCCTTCACGCTGGTGGACCAGACCGGGCGCACCGTCACCGAGAAGGATTTCTCCGGCGCGACGCACCTCGTCTTCTTCGGCTTCACCCACTGCCCCGACATCTGCCCGACGACGCTGCAGCAGATCTCGGACGTGCTGGCGGCGCTCGGCGACCGGGCAAAGGGGATGAAGGTCGCCTTCATCACGGTCGATCCGGAGCGCGACACGCCGGCGAGCCTGAAGACCTACCTGGAGAGCTTCGACCCGCGCATCACCGGCCTCACGGGCAGCCCGGAGCAGGTCGCCGCCGCGGTGAAGAGCTATCGCGCCTACGCGCGGCGCGTCCCGACGCAGGGCAACGACTACACGATGGAGCACACCGCCCTCGTCTACGTGATGGATGCCAGGAACCGCTTCCTCGGCGCCCTCAACCTGCAGCGGCCGGCCAG
- a CDS encoding CmpA/NrtA family ABC transporter substrate-binding protein codes for MRLHLGYIPLLDAAPLIAAAEFGFAAEEGLDLDLSAEPSWATLRDRLALGYLDGAHMLAPLALASALGLSGPPADLVVPLGLNLNGNAITLSADLWRAMAPGDDAPATVARAFAGLAEARKRAGRPLTLGTVHPFSCHTYQLRHFLALGGLDLSSVRLVAVPPQHSVEALARGIVDGFCAGAPWNGVAVAAGIGRIAALACEIVPDAPEKVLALSARLGEGALPLVRAVARAGLWCAEPGNRAELAHRLAARSALGQDAGLIARCLEGEIVLDAAGRRRRAPGYIRLGRPALEPGEAQLRWLVSEMEQGGQIPVGAGAAGAFEAARRIYRPDLLAAAGLDA; via the coding sequence ATGAGGCTGCATCTCGGCTACATCCCGCTCCTCGACGCGGCGCCCCTGATCGCGGCGGCCGAGTTCGGCTTCGCGGCGGAGGAGGGGCTCGACCTCGACCTCTCGGCCGAGCCCTCCTGGGCGACGCTGCGCGACCGGCTGGCGCTCGGCTACCTCGACGGGGCCCACATGCTGGCGCCGCTGGCGCTGGCGAGCGCGCTCGGCCTCAGCGGCCCGCCGGCCGACCTCGTCGTGCCGCTCGGCCTCAACCTCAACGGCAACGCCATCACGCTCTCGGCGGATCTCTGGCGGGCGATGGCGCCCGGCGACGACGCGCCCGCCACCGTGGCGCGGGCCTTCGCCGGCCTCGCCGAGGCGCGCAAGCGCGCCGGACGCCCGCTGACCCTGGGCACCGTGCACCCCTTCTCCTGCCACACCTATCAGCTCCGCCACTTCCTGGCGCTGGGCGGCCTCGACCTGTCGAGCGTCCGCCTCGTCGCCGTGCCGCCCCAGCACAGCGTGGAGGCCCTGGCGCGCGGGATCGTCGACGGATTCTGCGCGGGCGCGCCCTGGAACGGGGTGGCGGTGGCTGCCGGGATCGGCCGCATCGCGGCGCTCGCTTGCGAGATCGTGCCCGACGCGCCCGAGAAGGTGCTCGCCCTCTCGGCCCGCCTCGGCGAGGGCGCCCTGCCGCTGGTGCGGGCGGTGGCGCGGGCGGGGTTGTGGTGCGCGGAGCCGGGCAACCGGGCCGAGCTCGCCCACCGACTGGCGGCCCGCTCCGCCCTCGGCCAGGATGCGGGGCTGATCGCCCGCTGCCTCGAGGGCGAGATCGTCCTCGACGCCGCCGGCCGGCGCCGCCGCGCGCCCGGCTACATCCGCCTCGGCCGCCCCGCCCTGGAGCCCGGCGAAGCCCAGCTTCGCTGGCTCGTCTCCGAGATGGAGCAGGGCGGCCAGATCCCGGTGGGCGCGGGTGCCGCCGGCGCCTTCGAGGCGGCCCGGCGCATCTACCGGCCGGACCTCCTCGCCGCCGCCGGCCTCGACGCCTGA
- the cysG gene encoding siroheme synthase CysG, translating to MSTPRQPRETRGPGLEPLAVLPVFVPLQGKRAVLAGSSGGAPWKVKLLAAAGAEVEVYAEDASEELAAVPDEIVAGRVTLHARAWTQADLAGAAFAIAAMEDEDDCVAFVAAAREAGAIVNAVDRPHLCDVKFGAIVNRSPLVVGISTEGAVPVFGQTVRARIEAMLPRGFAAWVAAARDWREGISARFHAFAERRAFWERFTDRAFAEPDRAPTEADLAALLGQMEEAPRGGAVTLVGAGPGDAELLTLKALRALRSADVILYDDLVAPEILDYARREARTMLVGKTGHGPSCRQDDINALMVSLAKSGKQVVRLKSGDPLVFGRAGEEIDACRAAGIPVAVVPGVSAAQGAAASLGVSLTHRDAARRLQFVTGHDRRGALPEDLNWGALADPSVTTVVYMPKRTLGTLLARAITEGLAPATPALVVFNATRPGQAVVRGTAADLAERVEDAGHEGPAILMVGEALARGMAALTVAAPEAAAAAS from the coding sequence ATGAGCACTCCCCGCCAGCCCCGCGAGACGCGCGGTCCCGGCCTCGAACCCCTGGCGGTCCTGCCCGTCTTCGTGCCGCTGCAGGGCAAGCGGGCGGTCCTGGCCGGATCGAGCGGCGGCGCACCCTGGAAGGTGAAGCTGCTCGCCGCCGCCGGCGCCGAGGTCGAGGTCTACGCGGAAGACGCGAGCGAGGAGCTCGCCGCTGTCCCGGACGAGATCGTGGCGGGGCGCGTCACGCTGCACGCCCGCGCCTGGACGCAGGCCGACCTCGCGGGCGCGGCCTTCGCGATCGCTGCCATGGAGGACGAGGACGATTGCGTCGCCTTCGTCGCGGCGGCGCGCGAGGCCGGCGCCATCGTCAACGCCGTCGACCGGCCGCATCTCTGCGACGTGAAGTTCGGCGCCATCGTCAACCGTTCGCCCCTCGTCGTCGGCATCTCGACGGAGGGGGCGGTGCCGGTCTTCGGCCAGACCGTCAGGGCGCGCATCGAGGCGATGCTGCCGCGGGGCTTCGCGGCCTGGGTCGCCGCCGCCCGCGACTGGCGGGAGGGGATCAGCGCCCGCTTCCACGCCTTCGCCGAGCGCCGCGCCTTCTGGGAGCGCTTCACCGACCGCGCCTTCGCGGAGCCCGACAGGGCCCCGACCGAGGCCGACCTCGCCGCCCTCCTCGGCCAGATGGAGGAGGCGCCCCGCGGCGGCGCCGTGACCCTCGTCGGCGCCGGCCCGGGCGACGCCGAACTGCTCACGCTGAAGGCGCTGCGGGCGCTGCGCAGCGCCGACGTGATCCTCTACGACGACCTCGTCGCGCCCGAGATCCTGGACTACGCCCGCCGGGAGGCGCGCACCATGCTCGTCGGCAAGACCGGTCACGGGCCCTCCTGCCGGCAGGACGACATCAACGCCCTGATGGTCTCGCTCGCGAAATCGGGCAAGCAGGTGGTGCGGCTCAAATCCGGCGATCCCCTCGTGTTCGGCCGGGCCGGCGAGGAGATCGATGCCTGCCGGGCGGCCGGCATCCCCGTCGCCGTGGTGCCGGGGGTGAGCGCGGCGCAGGGGGCGGCCGCCTCCCTCGGCGTGTCCCTGACCCACCGAGACGCTGCGCGCCGCCTCCAATTCGTCACCGGCCACGACCGCCGCGGGGCGCTGCCCGAGGACCTGAACTGGGGGGCGCTGGCCGATCCGAGCGTCACGACGGTCGTCTACATGCCCAAGCGCACCCTCGGCACGCTGCTCGCCCGCGCGATCACTGAGGGGCTGGCGCCCGCGACCCCGGCCCTCGTCGTGTTCAACGCGACGCGACCCGGCCAAGCCGTGGTGCGGGGCACGGCCGCCGACCTCGCGGAGCGCGTCGAGGATGCGGGCCACGAGGGCCCGGCGATCCTGATGGTGGGCGAGGCGCTCGCCCGCGGCATGGCGGCGCTGACCGTGGCGGCGCCGGAGGCTGCCGCCGCCGCGTCGTGA
- a CDS encoding ANTAR domain-containing response regulator: protein MTESSLTVAVIDPSRARAAILEEGLRAAGVGRVVVIPDAADLLDRVASLQPDVVVIHLESPSRDILEQMSGVSRQVERPVAMFVDRSDATMMQAAVDAGISAYVVDGLRPERIKPILDIAILRFNAFARLQRELTEARGELADRKLIERAKGILMSLKGLSEDEAYKQLRRKAMNEKRKIADIARAIVTTADLLG, encoded by the coding sequence ATGACCGAATCCAGCCTCACCGTCGCCGTGATCGACCCGAGCCGGGCCCGTGCCGCCATCCTCGAGGAGGGCCTGCGCGCGGCCGGGGTCGGGCGCGTCGTCGTCATTCCCGATGCCGCAGACCTGCTGGACCGGGTCGCGAGCCTGCAACCCGACGTGGTGGTCATCCACCTGGAAAGCCCGAGCCGGGACATATTGGAGCAGATGTCCGGCGTCTCCCGGCAGGTCGAGCGCCCGGTGGCGATGTTCGTCGACCGCTCGGACGCCACCATGATGCAGGCCGCCGTCGATGCGGGCATCTCGGCCTACGTCGTCGACGGGCTGCGGCCCGAGCGGATCAAGCCGATCCTCGACATCGCGATCCTGCGCTTCAACGCCTTCGCGCGCCTGCAGCGGGAACTCACCGAGGCGCGGGGCGAACTCGCGGACCGCAAGCTGATCGAGCGCGCCAAGGGCATCCTCATGAGCCTCAAGGGCCTGTCCGAGGACGAGGCTTACAAGCAGCTGCGCCGCAAGGCCATGAACGAGAAGCGCAAGATCGCCGACATCGCCCGCGCCATCGTCACAACCGCGGATCTGCTCGGATGA
- a CDS encoding NirA family protein: MAEDFNTEQKRYLEGFASGIAAARMTGGLSLGQAPAGGVSEPTGPDAIHIKAQEKTVKAGGKLCDQEKWKRAENPFEGHNRLIEEAATGKAPKPEDNFRWRYHGLFWVAPAQNSYMCRLRIPNGILHHWQFSGIADLADAHGGGYAHVTTRANLQVREITPEHGQPFLDGLIDLGLTARGAGADNIRNVTGSPVAGIDAQELLDTRPLARSWHNWILNDRSLFGLPRKFNVAFDGGGVLPVLEETNDIGFQAITVREGAAVAPGVWMRLVLGGISGHRDLARDTGVVLRPEDCNRVADAILRVFIENGDRTNRNKSRMKYVLDAWGFEKYLAVVEEKLGRKLDRVDPAHVKPRGGFDRYAHIGVHGQAQAGLNWVGVVLPVGKMTTDEMRALAEIARECGDGQIRLTVWQNFLFSGVPDARVAEVEARVAALGFTTRASSIRAGLVACTGNRGCKFAASDTKGHALVIADYIEARVTELDVPVNLHLTGCHHSCAQHYIGDIGLIGAKVVVSDEGDTVEGYDIVVGGGFGDSPKIGTEIWKAVKADDCPGRVEALLRAYLAGREGPSESFQAFTARTGPDSLRSLAEDQPVLKAAA, encoded by the coding sequence GTGGCTGAAGACTTCAACACCGAGCAGAAGCGCTATCTCGAGGGCTTCGCCTCAGGGATAGCCGCCGCCCGGATGACCGGCGGCCTCAGCCTCGGGCAGGCGCCCGCGGGCGGGGTCAGCGAGCCGACGGGCCCCGACGCGATCCACATCAAGGCGCAGGAGAAGACCGTCAAGGCGGGCGGCAAGCTCTGCGACCAGGAGAAGTGGAAGCGCGCCGAGAACCCGTTCGAGGGCCACAACCGGCTGATCGAAGAGGCCGCGACCGGCAAGGCGCCGAAGCCCGAGGACAATTTCCGCTGGCGCTACCACGGGCTGTTCTGGGTCGCGCCCGCTCAGAACTCCTACATGTGCCGGCTGCGCATCCCGAACGGCATCCTGCACCATTGGCAGTTCTCCGGCATCGCCGACCTCGCCGACGCGCATGGCGGCGGCTATGCCCACGTGACGACGCGGGCCAACCTGCAGGTCCGCGAGATCACGCCCGAGCACGGCCAGCCCTTCCTCGACGGGCTGATCGACCTCGGCCTGACCGCGCGGGGGGCAGGCGCGGACAACATCCGCAACGTCACGGGCTCGCCGGTCGCCGGCATCGACGCGCAGGAACTCCTCGACACGCGCCCCCTCGCCAGGTCCTGGCACAACTGGATCCTGAACGACCGCTCGCTGTTCGGCCTGCCGCGCAAGTTCAACGTCGCCTTCGACGGCGGCGGCGTCCTGCCGGTGCTGGAGGAGACCAACGACATCGGCTTCCAGGCGATCACGGTGAGGGAGGGCGCGGCCGTGGCGCCGGGTGTGTGGATGCGCCTCGTGCTCGGCGGCATCTCCGGCCACAGGGACCTCGCCCGCGACACCGGCGTCGTCCTGAGGCCGGAGGATTGCAACCGGGTCGCCGACGCGATCCTGCGCGTCTTCATCGAGAACGGCGACCGCACGAACCGCAACAAGAGCCGGATGAAGTACGTCCTCGATGCCTGGGGCTTCGAGAAGTACCTCGCCGTCGTCGAGGAGAAGCTCGGGCGCAAGCTCGACCGGGTCGATCCCGCCCACGTGAAGCCGCGGGGCGGCTTCGACCGCTACGCCCATATCGGCGTGCACGGGCAGGCTCAGGCCGGCCTCAACTGGGTCGGCGTGGTGCTGCCCGTCGGCAAGATGACGACCGACGAGATGCGGGCGCTGGCCGAGATCGCGCGGGAATGCGGCGACGGGCAGATCCGCCTGACCGTCTGGCAGAACTTCCTGTTCTCCGGCGTGCCGGACGCCAGGGTCGCCGAGGTCGAGGCCCGGGTCGCGGCGCTTGGCTTCACCACCCGGGCGTCGAGCATCCGCGCGGGCCTCGTGGCCTGCACGGGCAACCGCGGCTGCAAGTTCGCCGCGTCCGACACGAAGGGCCACGCCCTCGTCATCGCCGACTACATCGAGGCGCGCGTGACGGAGCTCGACGTGCCGGTGAACCTGCACCTCACCGGCTGCCACCATTCCTGCGCCCAGCACTACATCGGCGATATCGGGCTCATCGGCGCCAAGGTCGTCGTCTCGGACGAGGGCGACACGGTCGAGGGCTACGACATCGTGGTCGGCGGCGGCTTCGGCGACAGCCCGAAGATCGGCACCGAGATCTGGAAGGCCGTGAAGGCCGACGATTGCCCCGGCCGGGTCGAGGCGCTGCTGCGCGCCTACCTCGCGGGCCGCGAGGGTCCGTCCGAGAGCTTCCAGGCTTTCACCGCCCGCACGGGCCCCGATTCCCTGCGTTCGCTGGCCGAAGACCAGCCCGTCCTGAAGGCCGCAGCATGA
- a CDS encoding nitrate reductase: protein MTAPQPETSSAVRTTCPYCGVGCGVLATPDGRGGAAIAGDPAHPANFGRLCSKGSALGETLSLENRLLHPMLDGARVSWEAALGAVAGGFRRAAETYGPDSIAFYLSGQLLTEDYYVANKLAKGFIGTPHVDTNSRLCMSSAVAAHRRAFGSDTVPGCYEDLDEADLIVLMGSNTAWCHPILFRRMVDARTKRGTKLVVIDPRRTQTAEEADLFLGLRAGSDTALFSGLLVHLAETNALDQRFIAEHTAGFEAALERARLIAPSLPAIAAATGLAEADIARFFELFRGTRRVVTAFSQGANQSAQGTDKGNAIINCHLATGRIGEPGMGPFSLTGQPNAMGGREVGGLANMLAAHMHFAPEEVDRVRRFWSAPRIITGEGMKAVALFEAIERGKIRALWVMGTNPLVSMPRADAIKASLKKLDLYVVSEAVSDSDTARAAGRRTVLLPALAWGEKNGTVTNSERRISRQKSFLKAPGEARPDWAVLSDVARRLGHGKGFAYLSAAAVFREHAALSGFENNGTRDFDIGALSDISDAAYADNAPVQWPLPKRSPAGAKGRARLFADGRFYTFDQRARFVAVQPPALAQDTSAEYPLVLNTGRVRDHWHTMTRTGKSQRLSAHRAVPFLEIHPDDAGPLGILDGAIAAVETAHGAAELEAIVTDAVRPGTLFMPMHWSDMTASKARVGALVRGVPDPVSGQPELKATPARARALGYRSRGFLLTRGQQAAPAGWWWARATIPGGSALQFATQDGSRELALTMRGLFQGLELAEYADHARGRYRCAVYDGDRLLACLSLAPAEDKPDWEAAKALFAEDQPEAPARRALLSGRAAAAAAGPTICACHGVGLDVIAGVIAAGAGSVEAVGAACRAGTNCGSCIPEIRKLLPEALARSAA from the coding sequence ATGACCGCACCTCAGCCGGAGACGTCGTCCGCCGTGCGGACCACCTGCCCGTATTGCGGGGTCGGATGCGGCGTGCTCGCCACCCCGGACGGGCGGGGCGGGGCGGCCATCGCGGGCGATCCGGCCCATCCGGCGAATTTCGGACGGCTCTGCTCCAAGGGCTCGGCGCTGGGCGAGACCCTGTCGCTGGAGAACCGCCTGCTGCACCCGATGCTCGACGGGGCCCGCGTCTCCTGGGAGGCCGCGCTCGGCGCCGTCGCCGGGGGCTTTCGCAGGGCCGCCGAGACCTACGGGCCGGATTCGATCGCCTTCTACCTGTCGGGCCAGCTCCTGACGGAGGATTACTACGTCGCCAACAAGCTCGCGAAGGGCTTCATCGGCACCCCCCACGTCGACACCAACTCGCGCCTCTGCATGTCCTCCGCGGTCGCGGCCCACCGGCGCGCCTTCGGCTCGGACACGGTGCCCGGTTGCTACGAGGATCTCGACGAGGCCGACCTCATCGTGCTGATGGGCTCGAACACCGCGTGGTGCCACCCGATCCTGTTCCGGCGCATGGTGGATGCCCGCACGAAGCGCGGCACCAAGCTCGTCGTGATCGACCCGCGCCGCACGCAGACCGCCGAGGAGGCGGACCTGTTCCTCGGCCTCAGAGCCGGCAGCGACACCGCCCTGTTCTCGGGCCTCCTCGTCCACCTCGCCGAGACGAACGCCCTCGACCAGCGCTTCATCGCCGAGCACACGGCGGGCTTCGAGGCGGCGCTCGAGCGGGCCCGCCTCATCGCCCCGAGCCTGCCCGCCATCGCCGCCGCGACGGGCCTGGCCGAGGCCGACATCGCCCGCTTCTTCGAGCTTTTCCGGGGGACGCGCCGGGTCGTCACCGCCTTCTCGCAGGGCGCCAACCAGTCGGCGCAAGGGACCGACAAGGGCAACGCCATCATCAACTGCCACCTCGCCACGGGGCGGATCGGCGAGCCGGGCATGGGCCCGTTCTCCCTCACCGGCCAGCCGAACGCCATGGGCGGGCGCGAGGTCGGGGGCTTGGCCAACATGCTCGCCGCCCACATGCACTTCGCCCCCGAGGAGGTCGACCGGGTGCGCCGCTTCTGGAGCGCGCCGCGGATCATCACCGGCGAAGGGATGAAGGCGGTGGCCCTGTTCGAGGCGATCGAGCGGGGCAAGATCCGGGCGCTCTGGGTGATGGGCACGAACCCCCTCGTCTCGATGCCCCGCGCCGACGCGATCAAGGCGTCGCTCAAGAAGCTCGACCTCTACGTGGTCTCCGAGGCCGTCTCCGACAGCGACACGGCGAGGGCCGCGGGCAGGCGCACGGTGCTGCTGCCGGCGCTCGCCTGGGGCGAGAAGAACGGCACGGTCACGAATTCCGAGCGGCGCATCTCGCGCCAGAAGAGCTTCCTGAAGGCCCCGGGCGAGGCGCGGCCGGACTGGGCCGTCCTCAGCGACGTCGCCCGCCGCCTCGGGCACGGCAAGGGCTTCGCCTACCTGTCGGCGGCGGCCGTCTTCCGCGAGCACGCGGCGCTCTCGGGCTTCGAGAACAACGGCACCCGCGACTTCGACATCGGAGCCTTGAGCGACATCAGCGATGCGGCCTACGCGGACAACGCGCCGGTGCAGTGGCCCCTGCCGAAGCGGAGTCCGGCCGGAGCCAAGGGCCGGGCGCGCCTCTTCGCGGACGGGCGCTTCTACACCTTCGACCAGCGCGCCCGTTTCGTCGCCGTGCAGCCGCCGGCGCTCGCGCAGGACACGAGCGCCGAGTACCCACTCGTCCTCAACACCGGCCGCGTGCGCGACCACTGGCACACGATGACCCGCACGGGGAAGAGCCAGCGCCTCTCGGCCCACCGCGCCGTGCCCTTCCTGGAGATCCACCCGGACGATGCGGGCCCGCTCGGCATCCTCGACGGGGCGATCGCCGCGGTCGAGACGGCGCACGGAGCGGCCGAGCTCGAGGCGATCGTCACCGACGCCGTGCGGCCCGGCACCCTGTTCATGCCGATGCACTGGAGCGACATGACCGCCTCGAAGGCGCGGGTCGGCGCCCTGGTGCGGGGCGTCCCGGACCCCGTTTCCGGCCAGCCCGAGCTGAAGGCGACGCCGGCCCGCGCCCGCGCACTCGGCTACCGGTCCCGCGGCTTCCTGCTGACCCGCGGCCAGCAGGCCGCGCCCGCCGGCTGGTGGTGGGCGCGCGCCACGATTCCCGGCGGCTCCGCGCTCCAGTTCGCCACGCAGGACGGCTCCCGCGAGCTCGCCCTCACGATGCGCGGCCTGTTCCAGGGACTGGAACTCGCCGAGTACGCCGACCACGCCCGCGGGCGCTACCGCTGCGCCGTCTACGACGGGGACCGCCTCCTCGCCTGCCTGTCGCTGGCGCCGGCCGAGGACAAGCCCGACTGGGAGGCCGCCAAGGCCCTGTTCGCAGAGGATCAGCCGGAGGCGCCGGCGCGGCGCGCGCTGCTCTCGGGCCGCGCGGCGGCCGCCGCCGCCGGACCCACGATCTGCGCCTGCCACGGGGTCGGCCTTGACGTGATCGCGGGGGTGATCGCTGCCGGCGCCGGCAGCGTCGAGGCGGTCGGCGCCGCCTGCCGGGCGGGCACCAATTGCGGCTCCTGCATACCCGAGATCCGAAAGCTCCTGCCCGAGGCGCTTGCGCGCAGCGCGGCCTGA